Proteins encoded within one genomic window of Burkholderiaceae bacterium:
- a CDS encoding ATP-dependent RNA helicase, whose amino-acid sequence MTAAIAVAGETSPSLPSSIIAADSVVHRPASAADAGLAKDLDSGAVAQGSGLAPDAFARFGLAPELLRAVADLGFTEPTAVQHQTIPLALGADADSGTASHADDVAPGADLMVSSQTGSGKTAAFLLPVLQQLLAQQRRAELAERAAMERAAANAAERGEGAPKKPRRRNPTDPRNFRPAEPGALVLCPTRELAQQVAHDAIDLVRHCRNLRVATVVGGMPYPLQIARLQNAKLVVATPGRLLDLQRSGQIRLEQVQVLVVDEADRMLDLGFADDLAEISRLTERRGQTMMFSATFAPRIQQLALRVMRGGTAVRRLQVDAPQQPHANIRQVLHWADDARHKRTLLDHWLRDASLAQAIVFASTQIECDALASDLQQDGFSAVALHGALSQGLRNRRLGALRNQQVQILVATDVAARGIDVPGISHVFNYGLPMKPEDYTHRIGRTGRAGRNGVAVTLAEPRDRRRIADIEDHRRQRFSAEVIAGLEPRRAAQAVRPAQPGDRRGRAAPARTPERRVAHGFSKESAAGRRGSYADSYQNRSRRDAAAVRSGGRSR is encoded by the coding sequence ATGACAGCAGCCATTGCCGTGGCCGGCGAGACTTCGCCGAGCCTTCCCTCATCCATCATTGCCGCAGACAGCGTGGTGCATCGCCCAGCATCCGCTGCGGATGCCGGGCTTGCCAAGGACCTCGATTCCGGCGCCGTTGCGCAAGGCAGCGGCCTCGCACCCGATGCCTTCGCCCGATTCGGACTCGCACCCGAGTTGCTGCGCGCCGTGGCCGACCTCGGGTTCACCGAGCCGACGGCGGTGCAGCACCAGACGATTCCGCTGGCGCTGGGCGCCGACGCCGATTCGGGCACTGCGAGCCACGCCGACGATGTCGCACCCGGCGCCGACCTGATGGTCTCCAGCCAGACCGGCAGCGGCAAGACCGCCGCGTTCCTGCTGCCGGTGCTGCAGCAGTTGCTCGCGCAGCAACGCCGCGCCGAGCTTGCCGAGCGTGCCGCGATGGAGCGTGCTGCCGCCAACGCCGCCGAACGCGGCGAGGGCGCGCCGAAAAAGCCGCGCCGCCGCAACCCGACCGATCCGCGCAACTTCCGGCCGGCCGAGCCCGGCGCGCTGGTGCTGTGCCCGACGCGCGAACTCGCGCAACAGGTCGCGCACGACGCGATCGACCTGGTGCGCCACTGCCGCAACCTGCGGGTCGCCACGGTGGTCGGCGGCATGCCGTACCCGTTGCAGATCGCGCGGTTGCAGAACGCGAAGCTCGTGGTCGCAACCCCGGGGCGCCTGCTCGACCTGCAGCGCTCGGGGCAGATCAGGCTGGAGCAGGTGCAGGTGCTGGTGGTCGACGAAGCGGACCGCATGCTCGACCTCGGCTTTGCCGACGACCTGGCCGAAATCAGCCGGCTCACCGAGCGGCGCGGCCAGACCATGATGTTCAGCGCGACCTTCGCGCCGCGCATCCAGCAACTCGCGCTGCGCGTGATGCGCGGTGGCACGGCGGTGCGCCGGCTGCAGGTCGACGCACCGCAGCAGCCGCACGCGAACATCCGCCAGGTGCTGCACTGGGCCGACGACGCCCGGCACAAGCGCACGCTGCTCGACCACTGGCTGCGCGATGCGTCGCTGGCTCAGGCGATCGTGTTCGCCAGCACCCAGATCGAATGCGATGCGCTGGCCAGCGACTTGCAGCAGGACGGCTTCTCGGCCGTCGCGCTGCACGGCGCGCTCAGCCAGGGGCTGCGCAATCGGCGGCTGGGCGCACTGCGCAACCAGCAGGTGCAGATCCTGGTCGCGACCGACGTCGCGGCGCGCGGCATCGACGTGCCCGGCATCAGCCACGTGTTCAACTACGGCCTGCCGATGAAGCCCGAGGACTACACGCACCGCATCGGCCGCACCGGCCGCGCCGGGCGCAACGGCGTCGCGGTGACGCTCGCCGAGCCGCGCGATCGGCGCCGCATCGCCGACATCGAAGACCATCGCCGCCAGCGCTTCAGCGCCGAGGTGATCGCGGGCCTGGAGCCGCGGCGGGCGGCACAGGCTGTACGGCCTGCGCAGCCTGGGGACCGGCGCGGCCGCGCTGCACCGGCGCGCACGCCGGAGCGCCGTGTGGCCCATGGGTTTTCGAAAGAATCGGCCGCAGGTCGGCGCGGATCA
- a CDS encoding 3'-to-5' oligoribonuclease (orn): MPTMTEELPDLPKSDRNLVWLDCEMSGLDPEVERLLEIAVVVTGPDLTPRIEGPVLVIHQSDELLERMDQWNRTTHGRSGLIDKVRASTVTEAEAERQLIAFLERYVPKGAVPMCGNTIGQDRRFLVKYMPALEAFFHYRNIDVSTLKELARRWRPEVHAAFKKRQQHTALADVHESIDELAHYREQFLKMP, from the coding sequence ATGCCCACCATGACCGAGGAACTGCCCGACCTGCCCAAATCCGACCGCAACCTGGTCTGGCTCGACTGCGAAATGTCCGGCCTCGACCCCGAGGTCGAGCGCCTGCTCGAGATCGCGGTCGTCGTAACCGGGCCCGATCTCACCCCCCGCATCGAAGGCCCGGTGCTGGTGATCCACCAGAGTGACGAGTTGCTGGAGCGGATGGACCAGTGGAACCGGACCACCCATGGGCGCAGCGGCCTGATCGACAAGGTGCGCGCGTCGACCGTGACCGAGGCCGAGGCCGAGCGCCAGCTGATCGCATTCCTGGAGCGCTACGTCCCCAAGGGCGCGGTGCCGATGTGCGGCAACACGATCGGGCAGGACCGGCGCTTCCTGGTCAAATACATGCCCGCGCTGGAGGCGTTCTTCCACTACCGCAACATCGACGTCAGCACGCTGAAGGAGCTGGCGCGGCGCTGGCGGCCCGAGGTTCACGCCGCGTTCAAGAAGCGCCAGCAGCACACCGCGCTGGCCGACGTGCACGAGTCGATCGACGAGTTGGCGCATTACCGGGAGCAGTTCTTGAAGATGCCGTGA
- a CDS encoding putative integral membrane endopeptidase, with protein MNASLGFTLLFTVALAASVLARLWLASRQIRHVARHRDAVPAPFDATVPLAAHQRAADYTVAKARFGLLELAFGAVVLLGWTLLGGLQALNDVLLAAIGPGMLQQLALLASFVVIGGLLEVPFTLYQTFVIEQRHGFNKMTFGLWLADMAKGVVLAALIGLPIAALILWLMAALPAEPWWRSWWLAGWAVWVAFNLLLLVIYPMFIAPLFNQFKPLADEALTRRITALMQRCGFAAKGLFVMDGSRRSAHANAYFTGFGAAKRVVFYDTLLNKLAPDEVAAVLAHELGHFKRRHIARRSIGLFGMSLVGFALLGWLSTRVWFYTGLGVTPQLAGGPSDALALLLFVLVAPVFAFFAAPLLSRLSRRHEFEADAYAVQQTGSEALSTALLKLYEDNASTLTPDPLFVKFYYSHPPASERLARMATGAAA; from the coding sequence ATGAATGCATCGCTGGGATTCACGCTGTTGTTTACCGTGGCGCTGGCCGCGAGCGTGCTGGCCAGGCTCTGGCTCGCTTCGCGGCAGATCCGGCATGTCGCGCGGCATCGCGATGCGGTGCCGGCGCCGTTCGACGCAACCGTGCCGCTCGCTGCCCACCAGCGCGCCGCCGACTACACCGTGGCGAAGGCGCGCTTCGGCCTGCTGGAACTGGCGTTCGGCGCCGTGGTGCTGCTCGGCTGGACCCTGCTCGGCGGGCTGCAGGCGCTGAACGACGTGCTGCTGGCCGCGATCGGTCCCGGCATGCTGCAGCAGCTCGCGCTGCTGGCGTCGTTCGTCGTGATCGGCGGGCTGCTCGAGGTGCCGTTCACGCTGTACCAGACCTTCGTGATCGAACAGCGCCACGGCTTCAACAAGATGACGTTCGGACTGTGGCTGGCCGACATGGCGAAAGGCGTCGTGCTCGCCGCGCTGATCGGGCTGCCGATCGCGGCGCTGATCCTGTGGCTGATGGCGGCGCTGCCGGCCGAACCCTGGTGGCGCTCCTGGTGGCTGGCCGGCTGGGCCGTGTGGGTTGCGTTCAACCTGCTGCTGCTCGTGATCTACCCGATGTTCATCGCGCCGCTGTTCAACCAGTTCAAACCGCTCGCCGACGAGGCTTTGACGCGCCGGATCACCGCGCTGATGCAGCGCTGCGGTTTTGCGGCCAAGGGCCTGTTCGTGATGGACGGCAGTCGGCGCAGCGCGCATGCGAATGCCTATTTCACCGGCTTCGGCGCCGCCAAGCGCGTTGTGTTCTATGACACGCTGTTGAACAAACTGGCACCGGACGAGGTGGCCGCGGTGCTGGCGCACGAGCTCGGCCACTTTAAGCGCCGGCATATCGCCCGGCGCAGCATCGGGCTGTTCGGGATGAGCCTGGTCGGATTCGCGCTGCTCGGCTGGCTGTCGACGCGAGTGTGGTTCTACACCGGCCTGGGCGTGACGCCTCAGCTCGCCGGCGGGCCGAGCGACGCGCTCGCGTTGCTGCTGTTCGTGCTGGTGGCGCCGGTGTTCGCGTTCTTCGCCGCGCCGCTGCTCTCCAGGCTGTCACGCCGCCACGAGTTCGAGGCCGACGCCTATGCCGTGCAGCAGACCGGCTCAGAGGCGCTGTCGACCGCGCTGCTCAAGCTCTACGAGGACAACGCTTCGACGTTGACCCCGGACCCCTTGTTCGTGAAGTTCTACTACTCCCATCCGCCGGCCAGCGAACGGCTCGCGCGAATGGCCACCGGAGCCGCCGCATGA
- a CDS encoding Pterin-4-alpha-carbinolamine dehydratase, whose product MSTMLPKRDWSREPRRALGATEIVAGLAGLAGWKLTGEGAAVAIEKTYSFANYYETISFVNAVAFIANAQDHHPDLSVHYNRCVVRFNTHDVGGISATDLDCAHRVDALLTPPEAGG is encoded by the coding sequence ATGAGCACGATGCTGCCAAAACGAGACTGGAGCCGCGAGCCGCGGCGCGCACTGGGAGCCACCGAGATCGTCGCCGGGCTGGCCGGCCTCGCCGGCTGGAAGCTCACCGGCGAGGGCGCGGCGGTCGCGATCGAGAAGACCTACAGTTTTGCGAACTACTACGAGACGATTTCGTTCGTGAACGCGGTTGCTTTCATCGCGAATGCGCAAGACCACCACCCGGACTTGTCGGTGCACTACAACCGCTGCGTGGTGCGGTTCAACACGCACGACGTTGGCGGCATCTCGGCCACCGACCTCGATTGCGCGCACCGCGTCGACGCGCTGCTAACGCCGCCCGAGGCCGGCGGTTGA
- a CDS encoding Ribosome small subunit biogenesis RbfA-release protein RsgA — translation MSEPDASSEGLVVAAHGRHFLVESADRQRRICHPRGKKSEAVVGDRVLWQASRDEGTIERILPRRNLLYRQDRLRTKSFAANLDQVLILLGADPPHSDHQLARALIAAEAAGIAPLIALNKSDLAAPFARGWQRLAPYGRMGYPVLALSLKAGAAADPQSTPTADALAGLRARLAGRTTLLLGPSGAGKSTLVNALVPGAAALTGEISRALGAGRHTTTSTRWYWVDADRTTALIDSPGFQEFGLHHVEAVQLAALMPDVKLWAARCRFYNCTHLHEPGCAVISAIESGQSQEGIDTIRYKIYSELFAELSASKFG, via the coding sequence TTGAGCGAGCCTGACGCGTCGAGCGAAGGGCTGGTGGTGGCCGCGCACGGCCGCCATTTTCTCGTCGAGTCGGCCGACCGGCAGCGACGTATCTGCCATCCGCGCGGCAAGAAGAGCGAGGCGGTGGTCGGTGACCGGGTCTTGTGGCAAGCCTCGCGTGACGAAGGCACGATCGAGCGCATCCTGCCGCGCCGCAACCTGCTGTACCGGCAGGACCGCCTGCGCACCAAGTCGTTCGCAGCGAACCTGGACCAGGTGCTGATCCTGCTCGGCGCCGATCCGCCGCATTCCGATCACCAGCTCGCGCGCGCGCTGATCGCGGCCGAGGCCGCGGGCATCGCGCCGCTGATCGCGCTGAACAAGAGCGACCTGGCCGCGCCGTTCGCGCGCGGCTGGCAGCGGCTCGCGCCGTACGGCCGCATGGGCTATCCGGTGCTCGCGCTCTCGCTGAAAGCCGGCGCCGCGGCCGACCCGCAATCCACGCCGACAGCCGACGCGCTGGCCGGGTTGCGCGCGCGCCTCGCCGGCCGCACCACGCTGCTGCTCGGGCCGTCGGGCGCCGGCAAGAGCACGCTGGTCAACGCGCTGGTGCCGGGCGCGGCCGCGCTCACCGGCGAAATCTCGCGCGCCTTGGGCGCGGGCCGGCACACGACCACGAGCACGCGCTGGTACTGGGTCGATGCGGACCGCACGACCGCGCTGATCGATTCACCGGGGTTCCAGGAATTCGGGCTGCACCATGTCGAAGCCGTGCAGCTCGCGGCGCTGATGCCGGACGTCAAGCTCTGGGCAGCACGGTGCCGCTTCTACAACTGCACGCATCTGCACGAGCCCGGCTGCGCGGTGATTTCAGCGATCGAATCGGGCCAAAGCCAAGAAGGCATCGACACTATTCGCTACAAAATATATAGCGAACTGTTTGCCGAGTTGAGCGCCTCGAAGTTCGGCTGA
- a CDS encoding hypothetical protein (Similar to cobalamin biosynthesis protein CbiB), which translates to MGFFSILLALLIEQARPLAPGNPVHNGLRVWARWVSRNFDAGRPVHGWVAWGLATLVPSAIVLAIHWALLLWLGWPYALVWHVAVLYLTLGFRQFSHYFTDIRDALDEGDEARARAVLAQWQRVDAADVPRSEVLRHVIEYSVLAAHRHVFGVLAWYAVLVALGLGPTGAVFYRMCEFVARYWKQRDNLPEPTASPQLADTAARAWMVVDWLPARLTALSFAIVGNFEDAIDGWRNFAQRMSGDNDGVLLAATAGAVGVRLGGEALRASLATQPQATSFEATAEQRDTVSTPGREPELGHLRSIVGLVWRSVVMWMLLLALLTMAHLLG; encoded by the coding sequence ATGGGTTTCTTCTCGATCCTGCTCGCATTGCTGATCGAGCAGGCGCGGCCGCTGGCACCGGGCAACCCGGTGCACAACGGCCTGCGCGTCTGGGCGCGCTGGGTCAGCCGGAATTTCGACGCGGGCCGGCCGGTGCACGGCTGGGTCGCCTGGGGCCTCGCGACGCTGGTGCCTTCGGCGATCGTGCTCGCGATCCACTGGGCGCTGCTGCTCTGGTTGGGCTGGCCGTACGCGCTGGTGTGGCATGTGGCGGTGCTCTACCTGACGCTGGGGTTCCGTCAGTTCAGCCACTACTTCACCGACATCCGCGACGCGCTCGACGAAGGCGACGAGGCGCGCGCGCGCGCGGTGCTGGCGCAATGGCAGCGAGTCGACGCCGCCGACGTGCCGCGCAGCGAGGTGCTGCGGCACGTGATCGAGTATTCGGTGCTGGCGGCGCACCGCCATGTGTTCGGCGTGCTCGCCTGGTACGCGGTGCTGGTGGCGCTTGGCCTCGGGCCGACCGGCGCGGTGTTCTACCGCATGTGCGAGTTCGTTGCCCGCTACTGGAAGCAGCGCGACAACCTGCCGGAGCCGACCGCCAGCCCGCAGCTCGCCGATACGGCAGCGCGCGCTTGGATGGTGGTCGACTGGCTGCCGGCGCGGCTCACCGCGCTCAGCTTTGCGATCGTCGGCAACTTCGAGGACGCGATCGACGGCTGGCGCAATTTCGCGCAGCGCATGTCCGGCGACAACGACGGCGTGCTGCTGGCGGCGACCGCCGGCGCGGTCGGCGTGCGCTTGGGCGGCGAGGCGCTGCGCGCATCGCTGGCGACGCAGCCTCAGGCCACGAGCTTCGAGGCCACCGCCGAGCAGCGAGACACCGTGTCCACGCCCGGGCGCGAGCCGGAACTGGGCCATCTGCGCAGCATCGTCGGGCTGGTCTGGCGCTCGGTCGTGATGTGGATGCTGCTGCTGGCGCTGTTGACGATGGCGCATCTGCTCGGCTGA
- a CDS encoding putative Nudix hydrolase NudL, whose product MSLTQFTPLSKLPNFDPRRVPVLHVDAELPAVEKERLDPQALAQRFAHPPRWQPELVAEKKFMERAPAHASVLVPVVRREQPTVLLTERTANLSTHSGQIAFPGGKAELGDLDAAATALRETHEEIGLGEEGIDVIGTLPIYVTGSAFIITPVVALVRPGFTLRPNPDEVADAFEVPLAFLMNPANHRHHSFEWDGVRREWLSMPYQDHGHERFIWGATAGMLRNLYRFLSA is encoded by the coding sequence TTGTCGCTGACCCAATTCACGCCGCTTTCCAAGCTGCCGAACTTCGATCCGCGTCGCGTGCCGGTGCTGCATGTCGACGCGGAACTGCCGGCGGTAGAAAAGGAGCGGCTCGATCCCCAGGCGCTCGCACAGCGCTTTGCCCATCCGCCGCGGTGGCAGCCCGAACTGGTCGCCGAGAAGAAGTTCATGGAGCGCGCACCGGCGCATGCCTCGGTGCTGGTGCCGGTGGTGCGGCGCGAGCAGCCGACCGTGCTGCTGACCGAGCGCACCGCCAACCTGTCGACCCATTCGGGACAGATCGCGTTCCCCGGCGGCAAGGCTGAGTTGGGCGATCTCGATGCCGCCGCCACCGCGCTGCGCGAGACGCACGAGGAGATCGGTCTCGGCGAAGAGGGGATCGACGTGATCGGCACGTTGCCCATCTACGTGACCGGCTCGGCCTTCATCATCACGCCGGTGGTCGCGCTGGTGCGGCCCGGCTTCACGCTTCGCCCGAACCCGGATGAGGTTGCCGACGCGTTCGAGGTGCCGCTCGCGTTCCTGATGAATCCGGCGAATCACCGCCACCATTCGTTCGAGTGGGACGGGGTGCGCCGCGAGTGGCTGTCGATGCCGTACCAGGATCACGGCCACGAGCGCTTCATCTGGGGCGCCACCGCCGGCATGCTGCGCAACCTGTACCGCTTTCTGTCTGCCTGA
- a CDS encoding LSU ribosomal protein L19p produces the protein MNLIATLEQEEIARLGKTIPAFAPGDTVIVSVNVVEGTRKRVQAYEGVVIAKRNRGLNSAFTVRKISSGEGVERTFQTYSPLIAGVEVKRRGDVRRAKLYYLRSRSGKSARIKEKLPSRVKADA, from the coding sequence ATGAACCTGATTGCAACCCTGGAACAGGAAGAAATTGCCCGCCTCGGCAAGACCATTCCTGCATTCGCACCCGGCGACACCGTGATCGTCAGCGTCAACGTGGTCGAAGGCACCCGCAAGCGCGTGCAGGCCTACGAAGGCGTGGTGATCGCCAAGCGCAACCGCGGCCTGAACAGCGCATTCACCGTGCGCAAGATTTCCAGCGGCGAAGGCGTGGAGCGCACGTTCCAGACCTACAGCCCGCTGATCGCAGGCGTCGAGGTCAAGCGCCGCGGCGACGTGCGCCGCGCGAAGCTGTACTACCTGCGCAGCCGCAGCGGCAAGTCGGCCCGGATCAAGGAAAAGCTGCCGTCGCGGGTCAAGGCCGACGCCTGA
- a CDS encoding tRNA (guanine(37)-N(1))-methyltransferase yields MRFDLITLFPELFAPFIASGVTRRAFATGQVELRLWNPRDQAQGNYRRIDDRPFGGGPGMVMMAEPLARSIEAIRAERGSAAPVVLFSPVGRPLDHAGVAQWAASAGAILVCGRYEGVDQRFIDAEVDAELSLGDFVLSGGEIAAMALLDAVARLQPGVLQDEGSSVQDSFNPGLDGLLDCPQYTRPEQWRGHGVPEPLLSGHHAQIERWRRERRLELTAARRPELIAAARAAGRLDAQDEIFLAGLGRTRTEPPLL; encoded by the coding sequence ATGCGGTTCGACCTGATCACGCTGTTTCCCGAACTGTTCGCGCCATTCATCGCGAGCGGCGTGACGCGGCGCGCGTTCGCCACCGGCCAGGTCGAACTGCGGCTGTGGAACCCGCGCGATCAGGCGCAGGGCAACTACCGCCGCATCGACGACCGGCCTTTCGGCGGCGGCCCGGGGATGGTGATGATGGCCGAGCCGCTGGCCCGCTCCATCGAGGCGATCCGCGCCGAGCGCGGCAGCGCCGCGCCGGTCGTGCTGTTCTCGCCGGTGGGCCGGCCGCTGGACCATGCGGGCGTTGCGCAATGGGCGGCCAGCGCCGGGGCGATCCTGGTGTGCGGGCGCTACGAAGGCGTGGACCAGCGCTTCATCGACGCCGAGGTCGACGCGGAACTGAGCCTCGGCGACTTCGTGCTGTCAGGCGGCGAGATCGCGGCAATGGCGTTGCTCGACGCGGTCGCCCGGCTGCAGCCGGGGGTGCTGCAGGACGAGGGCAGCTCCGTGCAGGACAGCTTCAACCCGGGGCTGGACGGCCTGCTCGACTGCCCGCAGTACACCCGCCCCGAGCAGTGGCGCGGCCACGGCGTGCCCGAGCCGCTGCTGTCGGGCCACCACGCGCAGATCGAGCGCTGGCGGCGCGAGCGGCGGCTCGAACTCACCGCCGCGCGCCGGCCGGAGCTGATCGCGGCGGCGCGCGCGGCAGGCCGGCTGGACGCGCAGGACGAAATCTTCCTGGCCGGCTTGGGCAGGACCAGGACCGAGCCGCCCTTGCTATAA
- a CDS encoding 16S rRNA processing protein RimM encodes MLLALELAELPADAVEVGRIEGAWGIKGWFRVEPYSAEPEALFSCKRWYLLAAARPDPSFAGPVQLAIREAREHSGSIVASAREIDDRDAAQALAGARVFIPRSSFPSTRLDEYYWVDLIGLDVVNREGVALGRVVELMQTGPHAVLVLADGERGASPRRMVPFVAAYVDAVDLAGRRIVVDWQPDY; translated from the coding sequence ATGCTGCTCGCGCTCGAGCTGGCCGAACTGCCGGCGGACGCAGTCGAGGTCGGGCGCATCGAAGGCGCCTGGGGCATCAAGGGCTGGTTTCGGGTCGAACCTTACAGTGCCGAGCCTGAGGCGCTGTTCTCGTGCAAGCGCTGGTACCTGCTGGCGGCGGCACGACCCGATCCGTCGTTTGCCGGGCCGGTGCAGCTCGCGATCCGCGAGGCGCGCGAGCATTCGGGCAGCATCGTCGCCAGCGCGCGCGAGATCGACGACCGCGATGCCGCGCAGGCGCTGGCCGGCGCCCGGGTGTTCATACCGCGATCGAGCTTTCCCAGCACCCGACTCGACGAGTACTACTGGGTCGACCTGATCGGGCTCGACGTGGTGAACCGGGAAGGCGTTGCGCTCGGGCGGGTCGTTGAACTGATGCAGACCGGGCCGCACGCCGTTCTGGTGCTAGCGGACGGCGAGCGAGGCGCGTCACCGAGGCGCATGGTGCCGTTCGTGGCCGCCTATGTCGATGCGGTCGACCTCGCCGGGCGTCGCATCGTGGTCGACTGGCAGCCGGATTATTAG
- a CDS encoding SSU ribosomal protein S16p translates to MVVIRLSRGGSKARPFYNIVVADKRTRRDGSFIERIGFYNPIAKAHEEGLRIAQDRMSYWTGVGAQASPTVQRLVAQAAAKAV, encoded by the coding sequence ATGGTTGTCATTCGACTTTCGCGCGGCGGCTCCAAGGCGCGCCCGTTCTACAACATCGTCGTGGCCGACAAGCGCACCCGCCGCGATGGCAGCTTCATCGAGCGCATCGGTTTCTACAACCCGATCGCCAAGGCGCACGAGGAGGGGCTGCGCATCGCGCAGGATCGCATGAGCTACTGGACCGGTGTCGGCGCGCAGGCGTCGCCGACCGTGCAGCGTCTGGTTGCGCAGGCCGCCGCCAAGGCTGTCTGA
- a CDS encoding Acetyltransferase, GNAT family codes for MTSRTTLIRPARDNDIAAVTKIYAHHVLHGTGTFETAPPTAHEMAVRRAEVLARSLPYLVLEQDAQIAGFAYCNWFKPRPAYRYSAEDSIYLAPDTLGRGLGRALLAELAAQAECAGVRRLIAVIGDSANTGSIFVHRAIGFTPVGTLSACGWKFGRWLDVVLMEKPLGAGSMRPPDAPPGDGMWVP; via the coding sequence ATGACATCCCGGACCACGCTGATCCGCCCAGCCCGTGACAACGACATCGCGGCCGTCACCAAGATTTACGCGCACCATGTGCTGCACGGCACCGGCACCTTCGAGACCGCGCCGCCGACGGCGCACGAGATGGCCGTGCGGCGCGCCGAGGTGCTGGCGCGCAGCCTGCCCTACCTGGTGCTCGAGCAGGACGCGCAAATCGCCGGCTTTGCTTATTGCAACTGGTTCAAGCCGCGCCCGGCGTACCGCTATTCGGCCGAGGACTCGATCTATCTCGCGCCGGACACGCTGGGCCGGGGGCTGGGCCGCGCACTGCTGGCCGAACTGGCCGCGCAGGCCGAGTGTGCCGGTGTGCGCCGTCTCATCGCGGTCATCGGGGACTCGGCCAACACCGGGTCGATCTTTGTACATCGCGCGATCGGCTTCACGCCGGTCGGAACCTTGAGCGCCTGCGGCTGGAAGTTCGGGCGCTGGCTCGACGTGGTCCTGATGGAAAAGCCGCTCGGCGCAGGCAGCATGCGGCCACCGGACGCACCGCCCGGCGACGGTATGTGGGTGCCATGA
- a CDS encoding Putative transmembrane protein: protein MKNKTVAAWLAFLGGPVGLHRFYLHGRRDLLGWLLPIPTLIGAYGLWRAQQFGLDDQLSWALIPFIGFTIAGCALMAIVFGLMPAEKWNARYNQGADPEAACGQTSWVTIGAIVFALMVGAGVLMASLAFSFQRYFEYQVDQARLISQ from the coding sequence ATGAAGAACAAGACCGTTGCCGCCTGGCTGGCATTCCTCGGCGGGCCAGTCGGCCTGCATCGGTTCTACCTGCACGGACGGCGCGACCTGCTCGGCTGGCTGCTGCCGATCCCGACTTTGATCGGCGCTTACGGCCTGTGGCGCGCGCAGCAGTTCGGGCTGGACGACCAGCTGAGCTGGGCGCTGATCCCTTTCATCGGCTTCACCATCGCCGGCTGCGCGCTGATGGCGATCGTGTTCGGCCTGATGCCGGCCGAGAAATGGAACGCGAGGTACAACCAGGGCGCGGACCCGGAGGCCGCCTGCGGCCAGACCAGTTGGGTGACGATAGGCGCGATCGTGTTCGCGCTGATGGTCGGCGCCGGCGTGCTGATGGCCAGCCTCGCGTTCAGCTTCCAGCGCTATTTCGAGTACCAGGTGGACCAGGCGCGGCTGATCAGCCAGTAA